In Amycolatopsis coloradensis, one genomic interval encodes:
- a CDS encoding ferrochelatase: MGYDALLWLSFGGPEGPDEVMPFLENVTRGRGVPRERLLEVSEHYQHFGGVSPINRLNRDAISAVEKQLAAAGIDLPVHFGNRNWRPMVEDTLAEITEAGAQRVLVFPTSAYGGYSACRQYDEDIERARAAVGDGAPELVKLRQFFDHPLFIAAFADAVRAAHAKLGNRPGTRTVFCAHSVPESADAASGPPSEGGRRYSRQIAEAARLVAAEAGIETYDVVWQSRSGPPQVPWLEPDIVDHIDALHAEGVTSVVVCPVGFVSDHLEVIWDLDNEAAERAAEHGMGFARAATPDTDPRFAELVVELVREHTEGLPARKLSPFPAAGCTVNGAPCAIGCCEPAKRPARP, from the coding sequence GTGGGTTACGACGCGCTGCTTTGGCTTTCGTTCGGTGGTCCCGAGGGGCCCGACGAGGTGATGCCGTTCCTGGAGAACGTCACGCGGGGCCGTGGGGTCCCCCGGGAACGCCTGCTCGAGGTCTCCGAGCACTACCAGCACTTCGGCGGGGTCTCGCCGATCAACCGGCTCAACCGGGACGCGATCTCCGCGGTGGAGAAGCAACTCGCGGCCGCCGGGATCGACCTGCCCGTTCACTTCGGCAACCGCAACTGGCGGCCGATGGTCGAGGACACCCTCGCCGAGATCACCGAGGCGGGCGCTCAGCGCGTCCTGGTCTTCCCGACGAGCGCGTACGGCGGCTATTCCGCCTGCCGTCAGTACGACGAGGACATCGAGCGTGCCCGCGCGGCGGTCGGCGACGGCGCGCCGGAACTGGTGAAGCTGCGGCAGTTCTTCGACCACCCGCTGTTCATCGCAGCCTTCGCCGACGCCGTTCGCGCCGCGCACGCGAAACTGGGGAACCGGCCCGGAACCCGCACGGTGTTCTGTGCCCACTCGGTGCCCGAGTCCGCCGACGCCGCGTCCGGCCCGCCGTCGGAAGGCGGACGGCGCTACTCGCGCCAGATCGCCGAGGCCGCGCGCCTCGTCGCGGCCGAAGCGGGGATCGAGACCTACGACGTCGTCTGGCAGTCGCGCTCCGGCCCGCCGCAGGTGCCGTGGCTGGAGCCGGACATCGTCGACCACATCGACGCGCTGCACGCGGAAGGTGTCACCTCGGTGGTCGTCTGCCCGGTGGGTTTCGTCTCCGATCACCTCGAGGTGATCTGGGACCTCGACAACGAGGCCGCCGAGCGGGCCGCGGAGCACGGCATGGGCTTCGCACGCGCCGCGACGCCGGACACCGACCCGCGCTTCGCCGAACTCGTCGTGGAGTTGGTTCGGGAACACACCGAGGGGCTGCCGGCGCGGAAGCTGTCACCGTTCCCGGCGGCCGGGTGCACGGTCAACGGGGCGCCTTGCGCGATCGGATGCTGCGAGCCCGCGAAGAGGCCTGCTCGCCCTTGA
- a CDS encoding alpha/beta hydrolase, producing MKVGGFASPEARAEYEAVYERGLAALPAPTGIHDVRTAFGVARVHRFGEPGATPIVLLPGRAGTAVMWEPNLTALLGHGEVFAVDLIGEAGRSEQTAPIRDAADQAAWLSTVLAELDLPSVHLIGYSFGGWLATNLAVRAPERLKSLTVIDPVLTFGGLTAGLVFRSTLAAIPGINRWTRPSFLDWISGGAEVDAADPVARVIDEGMRTYRIALPSPRLFTDEQLRSVRMPVLALIAGRSVIHHPERAAARAREFLSRGQVELWPSATHAIAGEAADEVNARVLKFLSECEMDS from the coding sequence ATGAAGGTGGGCGGATTCGCCTCGCCGGAGGCGCGCGCCGAGTACGAGGCCGTCTACGAACGAGGTTTGGCGGCCTTGCCCGCGCCGACCGGGATCCACGATGTCCGGACGGCGTTCGGGGTGGCGCGCGTGCACCGGTTCGGGGAGCCGGGTGCGACGCCGATCGTGCTGTTGCCCGGCCGCGCGGGGACCGCGGTGATGTGGGAACCCAACCTCACCGCGCTGCTCGGGCACGGCGAGGTCTTCGCGGTGGACCTCATCGGCGAAGCCGGCCGCAGCGAGCAGACCGCCCCGATCCGCGACGCCGCGGACCAGGCCGCGTGGCTGAGCACGGTGCTCGCCGAGCTCGACCTGCCGTCCGTGCACCTGATCGGGTACTCGTTCGGTGGCTGGCTCGCGACCAACCTCGCCGTGCGGGCACCGGAACGGCTGAAATCGCTCACCGTGATCGACCCCGTGCTGACGTTCGGCGGTCTGACAGCGGGACTGGTCTTCCGCTCCACGCTCGCCGCGATTCCCGGAATCAACCGATGGACCCGCCCGTCGTTCCTCGACTGGATCTCCGGCGGCGCGGAAGTCGACGCCGCGGATCCGGTCGCGCGGGTGATCGACGAGGGGATGCGGACCTACCGCATCGCCCTGCCGTCGCCCAGGTTGTTCACCGATGAGCAATTGCGCTCCGTGCGGATGCCCGTGCTCGCCCTCATCGCCGGGCGCAGCGTCATCCACCACCCGGAACGGGCGGCCGCCCGCGCCCGTGAGTTCCTGTCGCGAGGTCAGGTCGAACTGTGGCCCTCGGCGACCCACGCCATCGCCGGGGAAGCGGCGGACGAGGTCAACGCACGTGTTCTGAAGTTCCTGTCCGAGTGCGAGATGGACTCGTGA
- a CDS encoding TetR/AcrR family transcriptional regulator, whose translation MPKRVDHEDRRRQIAAAVRRIAADRGLEGVSLNEVAAEAGISKGSVQHYFASRDEMLRYATTTLRGGIEERIATPSEPRVRDLLIALLPLDEAGRDHALVANAFVVRALKDPEIAGHFRTGHGQLRDAVAALLVAGQDAGDLLLTGDPAMEADLLLALVAGLGDAVLLGYQTGDEAIALVDLHLSRIAASRER comes from the coding sequence GTGCCCAAACGAGTCGATCACGAGGACCGGCGGCGGCAGATCGCCGCGGCCGTTCGCCGCATCGCTGCCGACCGGGGGCTCGAAGGAGTCAGCCTGAACGAGGTCGCGGCCGAAGCCGGTATCTCGAAGGGCTCCGTCCAGCACTACTTCGCGTCGAGGGACGAGATGCTGCGCTACGCGACGACCACCCTGCGAGGTGGCATTGAGGAGCGCATCGCCACCCCGTCCGAGCCGCGGGTCCGAGACCTGCTCATCGCCCTGCTCCCCTTGGACGAGGCAGGCCGGGACCACGCGCTCGTCGCGAACGCCTTCGTGGTGCGCGCGCTCAAGGATCCGGAGATCGCCGGCCACTTCCGGACCGGGCACGGCCAGCTCCGCGACGCGGTGGCGGCCCTGCTCGTCGCCGGCCAGGACGCCGGCGACCTCCTGCTCACCGGCGACCCGGCCATGGAGGCCGACCTCCTGCTCGCCCTGGTGGCCGGTCTGGGCGACGCGGTGCTGCTCGGCTACCAGACCGGCGACGAGGCCATCGCCCTCGTCGACCTCCACCTGTCGAGGATCGCCGCTTCTCGTGAGCGGTAA
- a CDS encoding sigma 54-interacting transcriptional regulator, with amino-acid sequence MNDVPANLPRTAGDLRAAGHLPRSIKQELHENLLAKLRAGEDAWPGIVGFSRTVLPQLERALLAGHDVVLLGERGQGKTRLLRTLAGLLDEWTPVIEGAELAEHPLDPITPESRRRAAELGDALPVTWRHRDERYTEKLATPDTSVGDLIGDVDPVKVAEGRSLGDPETIHFGLVPRAHRGIVAINELPDLAERIQVALLNVMEERDIQVRGYTLRLPLDVLLVSTANPEDYTNRGRIITPLKDRFGAEIRTHYPLDVEAEIAVVRQEAQLVAEVGEPLLEVLARFVRNLRESPVIDQRSGVSARFAVAAAETVGAAALRRSALTGEEPAVARPVDLDAVPGVLRGKLEFEPGEEGRETEHLVHLLRRAVAETARSRFAGLDLLPLADAVESGHLVATGERVPGKDVLAALPELPVLHDVAARAGVGPDEPAGRIAAAVELALESLFLSRKLAKDSDDSTTVYGR; translated from the coding sequence GTGAACGATGTTCCCGCAAACCTGCCCCGGACCGCCGGGGACCTTCGCGCGGCGGGTCACCTGCCGCGGTCGATCAAACAAGAACTGCACGAGAACCTCCTCGCCAAGCTCCGCGCCGGGGAAGACGCCTGGCCAGGGATCGTCGGGTTCTCGCGCACCGTGCTGCCGCAACTGGAACGCGCGCTGCTGGCCGGGCACGACGTCGTCCTCCTCGGCGAACGAGGCCAGGGCAAGACCCGTCTGCTGCGCACCCTCGCGGGGCTGCTCGACGAATGGACGCCCGTCATCGAGGGCGCCGAGCTTGCCGAGCATCCGCTCGACCCGATCACCCCGGAATCGCGCCGCCGTGCCGCCGAACTCGGCGACGCGCTGCCGGTGACCTGGCGCCACCGCGACGAGCGGTACACGGAAAAACTGGCCACACCGGACACTTCGGTCGGTGACCTGATCGGTGACGTCGATCCGGTGAAGGTCGCGGAAGGCCGCAGCCTCGGCGATCCCGAGACCATCCACTTCGGACTCGTCCCGCGCGCCCATCGCGGCATCGTGGCGATCAACGAGCTGCCGGACCTCGCCGAGCGCATCCAGGTCGCGCTGCTGAACGTGATGGAGGAGCGCGACATCCAGGTACGCGGCTACACCCTGCGCCTGCCGCTGGACGTGCTCCTGGTGTCGACGGCCAACCCGGAGGACTACACCAACCGCGGCCGCATCATCACCCCGCTCAAGGACCGGTTCGGCGCCGAGATCCGCACGCACTACCCGCTCGACGTCGAGGCGGAGATCGCGGTCGTCCGGCAGGAGGCCCAGCTGGTCGCCGAAGTCGGCGAGCCGCTGCTGGAGGTGCTCGCCCGGTTCGTGCGGAACCTGCGCGAGTCGCCGGTGATCGACCAGCGGTCGGGTGTCTCTGCCCGGTTCGCCGTCGCCGCGGCGGAAACGGTCGGCGCGGCGGCACTGCGCCGGTCCGCGCTGACCGGTGAGGAACCCGCCGTGGCGCGTCCGGTCGACCTCGACGCGGTCCCCGGCGTCCTGCGCGGCAAGCTCGAATTCGAGCCGGGGGAGGAGGGACGCGAGACCGAGCACCTCGTGCACCTGCTGCGCCGGGCGGTCGCGGAGACGGCCCGTTCGCGGTTCGCCGGCCTGGACCTGCTGCCGCTGGCCGACGCCGTCGAGTCCGGGCATCTGGTCGCCACCGGGGAACGCGTTCCCGGCAAGGACGTCCTCGCCGCACTGCCGGAACTGCCCGTGCTCCACGACGTCGCCGCACGCGCCGGCGTCGGTCCGGACGAACCGGCCGGGCGGATCGCGGCCGCGGTCGAACTGGCACTGGAATCCCTGTTCCTGTCGAGGAAACTCGCAAAGGACTCCGACGACTCGACGACCGTCTACGGCCGATGA
- a CDS encoding VWA domain-containing protein — protein MSAVPEGYSYGPWDNGPDPLAPPADLRDALDEIGRDVMAGASPRSALEELLRRGTPRTAGLDELTRRLWQRRSEIQRRHRLDGTLQEVQRLLDRALEAERRELFPDPDDDARFLEAQLDALPPGTAAAVRELAEYDWRSREGRENYEKIRDLLGRELLDSRFEGMKEALRNAGPEEAERANRMLADLNELLAAHAQGREDVPERFAEFMREHGEFFPENPKNVEELIDVLAARAAAAQRMLNSMTPEQRAELAELSQQAFGDPRLAQQLSTLDAQLRALRPGEDWTSSERFRGDDPLGLGEGARAMSDLAELDALAEQLGQSYPGARLEDIDVDALERQLGPDAGVDARRLSELERELRRQGLFERAPDGTLRLSPKALRRLGETALADVVHALRGKTGQRETESAGAAGEPTGATRPWRFGDMQPWDVSRTVRNAVLRSVSAGERPVRMDVSDVEVVETEHRSRAAVALLVDTSWSMVQEGRWLPMKRTALALHQLISTRFRNDALQLITFGRYATSVELAELVGLEGAWEQGTNAHHALLLAGRHLRRHPDAQPVVLMVTDGEPTAHLEPDGTAEFDYPPQPRTLLKTLSEVDRMAKLGASVTVFRLGDDPRLTEFVDLIARRSGGRVVAPDLDGLGAAVVGDYLRTRKR, from the coding sequence ATGAGCGCCGTCCCGGAGGGCTACTCGTACGGGCCGTGGGACAACGGCCCCGATCCGCTGGCGCCGCCGGCGGACCTGCGGGACGCGCTCGACGAGATCGGCCGCGACGTCATGGCGGGCGCTTCGCCCCGGTCCGCGCTGGAAGAACTGCTGCGCCGCGGCACCCCGCGCACCGCCGGGCTCGACGAACTGACCAGGCGGCTCTGGCAGCGCCGGTCGGAGATCCAGCGGCGGCACCGGCTGGACGGCACGCTCCAGGAGGTCCAGCGGTTGCTCGACCGGGCGCTGGAGGCCGAGCGGCGCGAGCTGTTCCCCGATCCGGACGACGACGCCCGCTTCCTTGAGGCACAGCTGGACGCGTTGCCGCCGGGAACGGCGGCGGCCGTGCGCGAACTCGCCGAGTATGACTGGCGCTCGCGAGAAGGCCGGGAGAACTACGAGAAGATCCGTGATCTGCTCGGCCGTGAGCTGCTGGATTCCCGTTTCGAGGGGATGAAGGAGGCGCTGCGGAACGCCGGGCCGGAAGAGGCCGAGCGGGCGAACCGGATGCTCGCCGACCTCAACGAACTCCTGGCCGCGCACGCGCAAGGCAGGGAGGACGTTCCGGAGCGGTTCGCGGAGTTCATGCGCGAGCACGGCGAGTTCTTCCCGGAGAACCCGAAGAACGTCGAAGAGCTGATCGATGTCCTCGCCGCTCGCGCCGCGGCCGCGCAACGGATGCTCAACTCGATGACGCCGGAACAGCGGGCCGAACTGGCCGAACTGTCGCAGCAGGCGTTCGGCGACCCTCGGCTCGCGCAGCAGCTGTCCACTTTGGACGCTCAATTGCGGGCGCTGCGGCCGGGCGAGGACTGGACGTCGTCGGAACGGTTCCGGGGTGACGACCCGCTCGGTCTCGGCGAAGGCGCCCGGGCGATGTCCGATCTCGCCGAACTGGACGCGCTGGCCGAACAGCTCGGCCAGTCCTACCCCGGCGCGAGGCTGGAGGATATCGACGTCGACGCTCTCGAACGCCAGCTCGGACCCGACGCGGGCGTCGACGCGCGGCGGTTGTCCGAACTGGAACGCGAACTCCGGCGCCAAGGTCTCTTCGAACGTGCCCCCGATGGCACGCTCCGGTTGTCGCCCAAGGCTTTACGGCGGCTGGGGGAGACTGCGCTCGCCGACGTCGTGCACGCGTTGCGCGGCAAGACGGGGCAGCGGGAGACGGAGTCCGCCGGGGCCGCGGGCGAACCGACCGGCGCCACCAGGCCGTGGCGGTTCGGGGACATGCAGCCGTGGGACGTCTCCAGGACGGTCCGCAACGCGGTCCTGCGTTCGGTTTCGGCGGGCGAGCGGCCGGTCCGGATGGACGTCTCCGACGTCGAGGTGGTCGAGACCGAACATCGGTCGCGCGCGGCGGTGGCGCTGCTCGTGGACACGTCGTGGTCGATGGTGCAGGAGGGGCGCTGGCTGCCGATGAAGCGGACGGCGCTCGCGTTGCACCAGCTGATCAGCACCCGGTTCCGCAACGACGCGCTCCAGCTGATCACCTTCGGCCGCTACGCGACGTCGGTCGAACTGGCCGAGCTGGTGGGCCTGGAGGGCGCTTGGGAACAGGGCACCAACGCCCATCACGCGCTGCTCCTGGCCGGACGGCATCTGCGGCGGCACCCCGACGCGCAGCCGGTGGTCCTGATGGTCACCGACGGGGAGCCGACGGCACATCTCGAGCCCGACGGCACGGCGGAGTTCGACTACCCACCCCAGCCGAGGACCCTGCTCAAAACCCTGTCCGAAGTGGACAGGATGGCGAAGCTGGGCGCGTCGGTGACGGTGTTCCGGCTTGGGGACGATCCACGCCTGACCGAGTTCGTCGACCTCATCGCGCGCCGCTCGGGCGGCCGTGTCGTCGCTCCGGATCTGGACGGGCTCGGCGCCGCCGTGGTCGGCGACTACCTGCGGACCAGGAAGCGCTGA
- a CDS encoding VC0807 family protein: MTARAKNPTLSLLLWDVALPLAAYYGLRLAGQSEQVSLLAGAGVAAARIVWVAVRDRSFDGFAALLAGVLGVGLVLSLVTGDAKFLLLKESFATATAAIVLLLSCFSRTPMVLVAVRAGSSAAKRAEIDRLGDEVPEFRRAFTRMSAVWGVALLLEAAIRVPLVYTLSADVMNALSVVLLLAVIGGLSLWSVRYAEKVQKKHTVTT, from the coding sequence GTGACCGCGCGCGCCAAGAACCCCACGCTGTCCTTGCTGCTCTGGGACGTCGCGCTCCCGCTGGCCGCCTACTACGGGCTCCGGCTCGCCGGACAGAGCGAGCAGGTCTCGCTGCTGGCCGGGGCGGGGGTGGCGGCGGCCCGGATCGTGTGGGTCGCCGTCCGGGACCGGTCCTTCGACGGCTTCGCCGCGTTGCTGGCCGGTGTGCTCGGGGTCGGGCTGGTGCTTTCGCTGGTCACCGGGGACGCGAAATTCCTGTTGCTGAAGGAATCCTTCGCCACCGCGACCGCCGCGATCGTCCTGCTGCTCAGCTGCTTCAGCCGTACGCCCATGGTGCTCGTCGCCGTGCGGGCAGGCTCCAGCGCGGCCAAACGCGCGGAGATCGACCGGCTCGGCGACGAGGTTCCCGAGTTCCGGCGGGCGTTCACCCGGATGTCGGCGGTGTGGGGAGTGGCGCTGCTGCTGGAGGCCGCGATCCGGGTGCCGCTGGTGTACACCTTGTCGGCCGACGTGATGAACGCGCTCAGCGTGGTCCTGCTTCTCGCCGTCATCGGCGGGCTTTCGCTGTGGTCCGTACGCTATGCCGAGAAAGTCCAGAAAAAGCACACAGTGACCACGTGA
- the fabG gene encoding beta-ketoacyl-ACP reductase, with protein sequence MGRSVLVTGGNRGIGLAIAKDLAAQGHKVAITHRGSGAPEGLFGVQADVTDAEQIDAAFKLVEEHQGPVEVLVANAGMTDDTLLMRMSEEQFTRVVDANLTGAYRVAKRASRGMLRGKWGRYIFISSVVGLTGSAGQVNYAASKAGLVGLARSLARELGSRNITSNVIAPGFVATDMTDELGEDRKKEILAQVPSGRYAEPSEIAAAVRYLASEEAGYVNGAVLPVDGGLGMGH encoded by the coding sequence GTGGGACGGTCGGTACTGGTCACCGGCGGCAACCGCGGCATCGGTTTGGCGATCGCGAAGGACCTCGCGGCGCAGGGGCACAAGGTCGCGATCACGCACCGCGGTTCCGGCGCGCCCGAGGGCCTCTTCGGGGTGCAGGCCGACGTCACCGACGCCGAGCAGATCGACGCCGCCTTCAAGCTCGTCGAGGAGCACCAGGGCCCGGTCGAGGTCCTCGTCGCGAACGCCGGCATGACCGACGACACCCTCCTCATGCGCATGAGCGAGGAGCAGTTCACCCGCGTGGTCGACGCCAACCTCACCGGCGCGTACCGGGTCGCCAAACGTGCCTCCCGCGGCATGCTCCGCGGCAAGTGGGGCCGCTACATCTTCATCTCGTCCGTCGTCGGGCTCACCGGGTCCGCCGGGCAGGTCAACTACGCGGCGAGCAAGGCCGGCCTCGTCGGTCTCGCTCGTTCGCTGGCGCGTGAGCTGGGCTCGCGCAACATCACCTCGAACGTCATCGCGCCGGGCTTCGTCGCCACGGACATGACCGACGAGCTCGGCGAGGACCGCAAGAAGGAGATCCTCGCCCAGGTTCCCTCCGGCCGGTACGCCGAGCCGTCGGAGATCGCCGCCGCCGTCCGCTATCTCGCCTCCGAAGAGGCCGGTTACGTCAACGGCGCGGTGCTGCCGGTCGACGGCGGCCTCGGCATGGGCCACTGA
- a CDS encoding Cmx/CmrA family chloramphenicol efflux MFS transporter produces the protein MPLAVCVLGLSVFALGTSEFMITGLLPGMAADLNVGIPEAGLLISAFAIGMVVGAPLLAIATLRVPRRATLMALLVVFGVSHVVGALGSGYALLFATRVVSAVACAGFWAVAAATAVALVPVERRGRALAILVGGLTVANIAGVPAGTFLGQHAGWRAAFWAVTALTVVALIGVFALVPETQNGADKADVATELRLYRGGRFWLALGVIALAQAMIFATFSYLAPLLTEVAGLPDSWVPGVLSLFGLGALIGITVGGRLADARPFATLYGGLAVALLALVLLAISGPATPVAIFAVFLFGVAGFGVNPALNVRAFAVAGNAPTLVGASTTAAFNVGNTLGPWLGGESIDAGLGYPSVAWVSVGLGVATVVALTFAAGVQRTDDTLLLREPVTQ, from the coding sequence GTGCCTTTGGCAGTCTGCGTACTCGGACTGAGCGTGTTCGCGCTCGGCACGTCCGAGTTCATGATCACCGGCCTGCTTCCGGGGATGGCGGCCGATCTGAACGTCGGCATCCCGGAGGCCGGGCTGCTCATCTCGGCGTTCGCGATCGGCATGGTCGTCGGCGCTCCCCTGCTCGCGATCGCGACGCTGCGGGTGCCGAGGCGCGCCACCCTCATGGCCTTGCTCGTCGTCTTCGGCGTTTCGCACGTCGTCGGCGCGCTGGGCTCGGGGTACGCCCTGCTCTTCGCGACGCGTGTCGTCAGCGCGGTCGCCTGCGCCGGATTCTGGGCGGTCGCGGCGGCCACCGCCGTCGCGCTGGTGCCGGTCGAGCGCCGTGGCCGCGCGCTGGCCATCCTGGTCGGCGGACTCACCGTCGCGAACATCGCCGGCGTCCCCGCGGGGACCTTCCTCGGCCAGCACGCGGGCTGGCGGGCGGCCTTCTGGGCGGTCACGGCGCTGACCGTCGTCGCGTTGATCGGGGTCTTCGCCCTGGTCCCGGAGACCCAGAACGGTGCGGACAAGGCCGACGTCGCGACCGAACTGCGGCTCTACCGCGGCGGCCGGTTCTGGCTGGCGCTCGGCGTGATCGCGCTCGCGCAGGCGATGATCTTCGCGACCTTCAGCTACCTCGCGCCCTTGCTGACCGAGGTCGCCGGGCTGCCGGATAGCTGGGTGCCGGGAGTCCTGTCGCTGTTCGGGCTCGGCGCGCTGATCGGCATCACCGTGGGTGGCAGGCTCGCCGACGCGAGGCCTTTCGCGACCCTCTACGGCGGCCTCGCCGTCGCCCTGCTCGCCCTGGTCCTGCTCGCGATCTCCGGCCCGGCGACCCCGGTCGCGATCTTCGCCGTGTTCCTGTTCGGCGTCGCCGGATTCGGGGTCAATCCCGCTTTGAACGTCCGCGCCTTCGCCGTGGCGGGCAACGCGCCCACGCTCGTCGGCGCGAGCACGACGGCCGCGTTCAACGTCGGCAACACCCTCGGCCCGTGGCTCGGCGGCGAATCGATCGACGCCGGTCTCGGCTACCCCAGCGTCGCGTGGGTGAGCGTCGGGCTCGGGGTCGCCACCGTCGTCGCGCTCACCTTCGCCGCCGGTGTCCAGCGCACCGACGACACCCTCCTGCTCCGCGAACCCGTCACCCAGTAA
- a CDS encoding TetR/AcrR family transcriptional regulator, translating to MARPKEFDERAAIGRAMDAFWTRGYEGTSTQALCEATGLGRSSIYNTFTSKHELFMRALDHYADRGIAARTALLEESGTGVERFRALFSYTIDEEVAHHGRGCLVVNTVAEFGGRDPEIKARIEADTRRHLALLSACAKEGQLDGTIDDDRDPGAIAEFAHSTVAGLRLMSRRGADRAAMESVAAIALDAIAAK from the coding sequence ATGGCCAGGCCGAAGGAATTCGACGAGCGCGCCGCGATCGGGCGCGCCATGGACGCGTTCTGGACACGCGGCTACGAGGGCACGTCGACACAGGCCCTCTGCGAAGCCACCGGTTTGGGCCGCAGCAGCATCTACAACACCTTCACCAGCAAGCACGAACTGTTCATGCGCGCGCTCGATCACTATGCCGATCGCGGGATCGCGGCCAGGACGGCCTTGCTGGAGGAATCCGGGACCGGCGTCGAGCGATTCCGTGCCCTGTTCTCGTACACGATCGACGAGGAGGTCGCGCACCACGGACGAGGCTGCCTCGTGGTCAACACGGTGGCCGAATTCGGCGGGCGCGACCCCGAGATCAAGGCGCGGATCGAGGCCGACACCCGGCGGCATCTCGCTCTTCTTTCGGCCTGCGCCAAGGAAGGGCAGCTCGACGGGACGATCGACGACGATCGCGACCCCGGCGCGATCGCCGAGTTCGCGCACAGCACCGTCGCCGGCCTCCGGCTGATGTCCCGCCGAGGCGCCGACCGGGCGGCCATGGAGTCCGTCGCCGCCATCGCACTGGACGCGATCGCCGCGAAGTAA
- a CDS encoding nuclear transport factor 2 family protein, translating to MSERTRSILDEFFRRMSTGDTDGATELFADSVAWDIPGATELVPWIGPRRNPAEIREFYDLLDKGLVKDRFDVERVLADGPHAVAIGRLRSTIRSTGKVIETAFTIEFEVNDDGRITKYLMLEDSWHVANAVLP from the coding sequence ATGTCCGAAAGAACCCGATCCATCCTTGACGAGTTCTTCCGCCGAATGTCCACAGGGGACACCGACGGAGCCACGGAACTGTTCGCCGACAGCGTCGCGTGGGACATCCCCGGTGCGACCGAGCTGGTCCCGTGGATCGGCCCGCGCCGGAATCCGGCGGAGATCCGCGAGTTCTACGACCTGCTCGACAAGGGCCTCGTCAAGGACCGGTTCGACGTCGAACGCGTCCTCGCCGACGGGCCGCACGCCGTCGCGATCGGCCGCCTCCGCTCGACGATCCGCAGCACCGGCAAGGTGATCGAGACGGCCTTCACCATCGAGTTCGAGGTGAACGACGACGGCCGGATCACCAAGTACCTGATGCTCGAGGACTCGTGGCACGTCGCGAACGCCGTCCTCCCCTGA
- the fabI gene encoding enoyl-ACP reductase FabI codes for MPGLLEGKRLLITGVITDASLAFHAAKIAQQEGAKVVLTGFGRLSLVERIAKRLPEEAPVLELDVTNQEHLDSLADRVREHVDGLDGVLHSIGFAPQSCLGAPFLDAPSEDVKVAVDVSAYSFKALAVATLPLLSRGSSIVGMDFDARVAWPVYNWMGVAKAALESVNRYLARDLGPKGIRVNLVSAGPMKTMAAKSIPGFSELEEGWGDRAPLGWDSSDPDPTAKSVCAVLSDWLPATTGSMIMVDGGVHALGI; via the coding sequence GTGCCAGGACTGCTCGAAGGCAAGCGCCTGCTGATCACCGGCGTCATCACCGACGCCTCGCTCGCGTTCCACGCGGCCAAGATCGCGCAGCAGGAGGGCGCGAAGGTCGTGCTCACCGGCTTCGGCAGGCTGTCGCTCGTCGAGCGCATCGCCAAACGTCTCCCCGAGGAGGCGCCGGTGCTGGAGCTGGACGTCACCAACCAGGAGCACCTCGACTCGCTCGCCGACCGCGTCCGTGAGCACGTCGACGGGCTCGACGGCGTGCTGCACTCGATCGGGTTCGCCCCGCAGTCCTGCCTCGGCGCGCCGTTCCTGGACGCCCCGAGCGAGGACGTGAAGGTGGCCGTCGACGTCTCGGCGTACTCCTTCAAGGCTCTCGCCGTCGCGACGCTGCCGCTGCTCTCACGCGGCTCGTCGATCGTCGGCATGGACTTCGACGCGCGCGTCGCGTGGCCCGTCTACAACTGGATGGGCGTGGCGAAGGCGGCGCTGGAGTCGGTGAACCGGTACCTGGCTCGCGACCTCGGCCCGAAGGGTATCCGGGTCAACCTGGTCAGCGCCGGTCCGATGAAGACGATGGCGGCGAAGTCGATCCCGGGCTTCTCCGAGCTGGAGGAGGGCTGGGGCGACCGCGCGCCGCTCGGCTGGGACAGCTCCGACCCGGACCCGACGGCGAAGTCCGTCTGTGCCGTGCTGTCGGACTGGCTGCCCGCCACCACCGGCTCGATGATCATGGTCGACGGCGGAGTGCACGCTCTCGGCATCTAG